A genomic region of Arachis hypogaea cultivar Tifrunner chromosome 5, arahy.Tifrunner.gnm2.J5K5, whole genome shotgun sequence contains the following coding sequences:
- the LOC114927754 gene encoding uncharacterized protein, producing the protein MCVDWSSEPLRVVVNRFRPFLSEIIGPLQGGFIPGRGTTENVIIAQEIMHFTRNTKSRKRTMAFKIDLEKAYDRAPKFQSKERVEARRSHVSLSICTLYGNASLLYLSYSSQGLWNLVAVSRNGPRLSHLTFADDLFLFCKASKAQVIEVMHCLNLFSRASGLKVNLHKSKAQCSKRVSKRRKEVISGVSNIRFCNDLGKYFGINIGHVRASRKTAQEVIEKISRKLSSWKGCLLNKARRLCLVKSVMASIPVYGMQISLLPKYACNKIDSLMRLFLWKGQATGKGLPLVRWEVAITPKRAGGLDIRDTSCANMVLHGKLVWDCLNNSEKLWVQVLKHKYLRNQSGMNENSRNSSYATWKNIISAYEHLKEGLH; encoded by the exons ATGTGTGTGGACTGGTCAAGCGAGCCTTTGAGG GTTGTAGTTAACAGGTTCAGACCTTTTCTGTCGGAGATCATTGGTCCTTTGCAAGGAGGGTTCATTCCAGGAAGAGGAACCACAGAGAATGTTATCATTGCTCAGGAGATTATGCACTTTACGAGGAACACCAAATCTCGAAAAAGGACCATGGCAttcaagattgatttggaaaaagcttatGACAGG GCTCCAAAATTTCAATCTAAAGAGAGGGTTGAGGCAAGGAGATCCCATGTCTCCTTATCTATTTGTACTTTGTATGGAAATGCTAGCCTGCTTTATCTTTCATATAGTTCCCAAGGTTTGTGGAACTTGGTAGCAGTTTCTAGGAACGGACCACGACTCTCTCATTTGACGTTTGCAGatgatctttttcttttttgtaaggCATCGAAAGCTCAAGTAATAGAGGTTATGCATTGCTTGAACTTGTTTTCTAGAGCATCAGGTTTGAAGGTAAATCTTCATAAGTCGAAGGCCCAATGTTCCAAGAGGGTGTCGAAGAGGAGAAAAGAGGTTATCTCAGGGGTCTCTAACATCCGGTTCTGCAATGATTTGGGTAAATATTTTGGAATTAACATCGGTCATGTCAGAGCTTCCAGGAAGACAGCTCAGGAGGTTATTGAGAAAATTTCGAGGAAGCTCTCTAGTTGGAAAGGATGCCTGTTGAATAAGGCCAGGAGGCTTTGTCTTGTTAAATCGGTTATGGCCTCTATCCCAGTTTATGGAATGCAAATTTCTCTTCTCCCAaagtatgcatgtaataaaattgattccttGATGAGACTGTTCTTGTGGAAAGGCCAAGCGACCGGCAAAGGGCTGCCTCTGGTCAGGTGGGAGGTCGCTATAACTCCTAAAAGGGCAGGAGGATTGGATATTAGGGATACTTCTTGTGCTAACATGGTGCTTCATGGAAAGTTAGTATGGGATTGTCTAAATAATAGTGAGAAGTTGTGGGTGCAGGTTTTGAAGCATAAATATCTCAGGAATCAATCTGGTATGAACGAAAACAGTAGAAATTCTTCATATGCTACATGGAAGAACATTATTAGTGCCTATGAGCATCTCAAGGAAGGGCTTCATTGA
- the LOC140184857 gene encoding uncharacterized protein codes for MGAIGRRFTWYRKVKGGVQVAKKLDKAVFNQDWRLMFSEAYTVVLARLHSDHCSLFTRCKMAERATKGHRSFIQAAWMTHPLFRNVVHTAWNKGAPDVVKCLLEVQKDATSTNKKVFGNIFVKKRELERLLNDIQITLESREDQQLKIKEQVLHQKLNAVLLQEELLWYQKSREQWVRCGDRNTKFFHLQTVIKRKRNKIHGLFLEVGSLATETSTLEMTTNYFFQKLFSTREDIDLDAMGPFPCPSPSTETCQKLVEPVTSKEVKRAVMTMSSFKASGPDGFQAIFYKEF; via the coding sequence ATGGGGGCTATTGGAAGAAGATTCACTTGGTACAGGAAGGTGAAAGGTGGGGTGCAGGTGGCTAAGAAGCTTGATAAAGCAGTCTTCAACCAAGACTGGCGACTAATGTTTTCGGAGGCTTATACTGTGGTGCTGGCGCGCCTTCACTCTGATCATTGCTCGTTGTTCACTAGGTGCAAGATGGCTGAGAGGGCTACCAAAGGCCATCGTTCGTTCATACAGGCTGCATGGATGACGCATCCTCTTTTTAGGAATGTTGTTCATACAGCTTGGAATAAAGGAGCTCCGGATGTGGTCAAATGTTTGTTGGAGGTTCAAAAAGATGCAACTAGCACCAATAAAAAGGtttttggcaatatttttgttaaaaaaagggAGCTGGAGAGGCTTTTGAACGACATTCAGATTACTCTGGAGAGTCGGGAGGATCAACAGCTTAAGATTAAAGAGCAAGTTTTGCATCAGAAACTGAATGCTGTCCTTCTTCAAGAAGAGCTGTTGTGGTATCAAAAATCTAGAGAACAATGGGTGAGATGTGGagacagaaatacaaaattttttcatctACAGACAGTTATCAAGCgaaagaggaacaaaattcatgggTTATTTTTGGAGGTTGGGTCTTTGGCCACGGAGACTTCGACTCTAGAAATGACGACAAATTATTTCTTTCAAAAACTCTTTTCTACAAGGGAGGATATTGATCTGGACgccatggggccttttccttgCCCGTCTCCTAGTACCGAGACTTGTCAAAAGCTAGTGGAACCAGTGACGTCTAAAGAGGTTAAAAGAGCTGTGATGACCATGAGTTCGTTTAAAGCCTCAGGGCCAGATGGATTTCAAGCAATTTTCTACAAAGAGTTTTGA